TTTATTATGCCCGTCGAAGAATGGCATGATGTTATCAATACCAATTTGAATGGCTATTTTAACGCCACCCGTCATATGATCGGTTATTTCATGAAAAACAAAAAGGGGTGTATCGTCAATGTAACCTCAGTCAGTGGGCTGGTTGGTGTGCCCGGGCAAACGAACTATTGCGCTTCAAAAGCAGGAATTATCGGATTTACCCGCTCACTGGCTAAAGAAGTTGGCAAGCTTCAAATCCCGGTAAACTGCATCGCTCCGGGATATATCGAAACGGATATGACACGGAAAATTCCCGACAAACATCTTGAAGAATTGAAAAAAATGATTCCTATGAAACGCTTCGGGACTGTTGAAGAAGTGGCCGACCTTATTGCATTTTTAATCTCCGATAAGGCTCGATATATAACCGGGCAGGTGTTTACTATCGATGGAGGAATGACTGCCTGAAGAAATGCACGAACATGCGGTTGTGCCCCGGCAGATATTCAAGAGCCGGTATTCCATTCAATTATTGAAGATTACGGTAATCTTTGTATATTTTTAGAATATAGCCAAAATTGCCGACAAAGAAAATAGTGTATGTTTTCAATCGAAGATATTGTCAAATATGTCCCGCACCGGTATCCTTTTCTCTTAATCGACAGGATATTGGATTATAAAGCCGATCAGTCGGTGACTGTGCTGAAGAATGTTTCGATTAATGAAGCTCAGTTTCAGGGACATTTTCCGGAAAAGCCGGTCTTTCCGGGAGTTTATATAATAGAAAACATGGCCCAGGCTGCCTGTTTTTTGCTCGCCAAATCAGCTGGTGGACTCAAAAGCGATACGGTATATGTATTAGGTAAAGTCGCAAAAATGTCGTTTTTCGATCTGGTTGTGCCTGGAGATCAGCTTAAAACAACGGTAGAGATAGAAAAGAAGCTTGGCGCTAATGCAATAGTAAAAGCCAGGGCCCATGTAGAAGACAAAATGGTGGCAAAAGGCGAACTTATGTTTGCTGCACGAAACAATAATAATACCGATGGTTAAGCCCAAATTGCCGACAAGCTGGCTCTTATATTGAATTTGCCAATCCTATTTACTATTTTAGGAAACTATTTGCTGAAGAATACTTTACATATCCAAAAACATTCAAATAAATTGCTTATTAGCTCCCCTTGATGAGTAAAAAGAGAGTTGTTATTACAGGCCTGG
This genomic window from Chitinivibrionales bacterium contains:
- the fabG gene encoding 3-oxoacyl-[acyl-carrier-protein] reductase, which produces MSKKIILTGGARGIGRAVVEVLAKEGHEVAFNYRASKEAADELIATIAEKGGNAHAFQCDITDFEQAGQFIRDAREKLGDIDVLINNAGITRDKSLFIMPVEEWHDVINTNLNGYFNATRHMIGYFMKNKKGCIVNVTSVSGLVGVPGQTNYCASKAGIIGFTRSLAKEVGKLQIPVNCIAPGYIETDMTRKIPDKHLEELKKMIPMKRFGTVEEVADLIAFLISDKARYITGQVFTIDGGMTA
- the fabZ gene encoding 3-hydroxyacyl-ACP dehydratase FabZ, with the translated sequence MFSIEDIVKYVPHRYPFLLIDRILDYKADQSVTVLKNVSINEAQFQGHFPEKPVFPGVYIIENMAQAACFLLAKSAGGLKSDTVYVLGKVAKMSFFDLVVPGDQLKTTVEIEKKLGANAIVKARAHVEDKMVAKGELMFAARNNNNTDG